From the Lysobacter sp. FW306-1B-D06B genome, one window contains:
- a CDS encoding CHASE domain-containing protein: MSPEAVREVRTPDLSELSPRRGYLLALIVLVGSLVLVFTAWRAARERELRAAEAEFISKTAEVTELLRQGMTKYELVARGGVSMFASVTRPRPSPVQWQAYVDGMDLQRRFPGMVGLGFAEFVPATRLADLQLEWREAGHGMLEVWPRGQRRDYGPILYLEPKTPANVGAIGFDMYSEPIRNQAMTRAMESGNATLSGPVHLIQDGPLRSTGLLLYLPVYRGGARPATVTNRRAEIQGWVYVPVRMDGFVRNALGAMRNENHFRVFDATDGENRLLFATYAPRDRPPPAFRHDSTFELYGRHWRVEFESPPLAVAAPRLQGLQNLLALGLFSSLLLYAIAWMLARTEAQAYRIAVRMTEDFRRSEQRFRSAMRYSAIGKALLDSEGHIVEANPALASIVGLTPEALEGRRFDGLFESDEPEMIAHGQGTTDAQGVHRATRRLHREGGEPRQAQLTYSPVPGNVGQDIAGLVQVEDVTERLRAEARVHALNRTLEARVALRTRELSQANQELEAFAYSVSHDLRAPLRAIDGFSRILIERHTTGMDETGRSYLVRVRRAAGRMGELIDALLKMSRVSRGELRLERVDLSRLAGEVIEELRVGDSRRQVEVEIQPELFVIGDAPLLRNLLGNLLGNAWKFTRDRLDARIEFGAVPTEQGLEYFVRDNGAGFSQAYVDKLFRPFQRLHHNDDFAGHGIGLASVKRIVERHGGSIRAVGEVGKGATFWFTLPREKLGE; the protein is encoded by the coding sequence ATGAGCCCCGAGGCCGTTCGCGAAGTCCGCACGCCCGACCTGTCCGAACTCTCGCCGCGTCGCGGATATCTGCTCGCGCTGATCGTGCTCGTGGGCTCGCTGGTGCTGGTGTTCACGGCATGGCGTGCGGCGCGCGAACGCGAGCTGCGTGCGGCCGAGGCGGAGTTCATCAGCAAGACCGCCGAGGTCACCGAGCTGCTGCGCCAGGGCATGACCAAGTACGAGTTGGTGGCGCGCGGCGGCGTGTCGATGTTCGCCTCGGTGACGCGACCGCGGCCGTCGCCGGTGCAATGGCAGGCGTACGTGGATGGCATGGATCTGCAGCGGCGCTTCCCGGGCATGGTCGGCTTGGGGTTCGCCGAGTTCGTGCCCGCCACGCGCCTGGCGGATCTGCAACTGGAGTGGCGCGAGGCCGGCCACGGCATGCTGGAAGTCTGGCCGCGCGGGCAACGCCGCGATTACGGGCCGATCCTCTACCTGGAGCCGAAGACGCCGGCCAACGTCGGGGCGATCGGCTTCGACATGTACTCCGAGCCCATCCGCAACCAGGCCATGACGCGGGCGATGGAAAGCGGCAACGCCACGTTGTCGGGGCCGGTGCACCTCATCCAGGACGGTCCGCTGCGCAGCACCGGACTGCTGCTGTACCTGCCGGTGTACCGCGGCGGCGCCCGGCCGGCGACGGTCACCAATCGACGCGCGGAAATCCAGGGCTGGGTGTACGTGCCGGTGCGCATGGACGGCTTCGTGCGCAATGCGCTGGGCGCGATGCGCAACGAAAACCACTTCCGCGTGTTCGACGCCACCGATGGCGAGAACCGTCTGCTGTTCGCCACCTACGCGCCGCGTGATCGTCCGCCGCCGGCATTCCGCCACGACAGCACCTTCGAACTGTACGGCCGGCACTGGCGCGTGGAGTTCGAATCGCCGCCACTGGCGGTGGCGGCGCCGCGCCTTCAGGGCCTGCAGAATTTGCTGGCGCTGGGGCTGTTCTCCTCGCTGCTGTTGTATGCCATCGCGTGGATGCTCGCCCGCACCGAGGCGCAGGCGTACCGGATCGCCGTGCGCATGACGGAAGACTTTCGTCGCAGCGAGCAGCGCTTTCGCAGCGCGATGCGCTATTCGGCGATCGGCAAGGCGCTGCTCGACAGCGAGGGCCACATCGTCGAGGCCAATCCCGCACTGGCGAGCATCGTCGGCCTCACGCCCGAAGCGCTGGAAGGGCGGCGCTTCGACGGGCTGTTCGAGAGCGACGAGCCGGAGATGATCGCGCACGGGCAGGGCACCACCGACGCGCAGGGCGTGCACCGCGCCACGCGACGGCTGCATCGCGAAGGCGGCGAGCCGCGCCAGGCGCAGCTGACCTATTCGCCGGTGCCGGGCAACGTGGGGCAGGACATCGCCGGGCTGGTGCAGGTGGAAGACGTCACCGAGCGCCTGCGCGCCGAAGCGCGCGTGCATGCACTCAACCGCACCCTGGAGGCGCGCGTGGCGTTGCGTACGCGCGAGCTGAGCCAGGCCAACCAGGAACTGGAGGCGTTCGCCTACAGCGTCTCGCACGATCTGCGCGCGCCGCTGCGGGCGATCGACGGCTTCAGCCGCATCCTGATCGAGCGCCATACGACCGGCATGGACGAGACGGGGCGCTCGTACCTCGTGCGCGTGCGCCGCGCCGCCGGGCGCATGGGCGAGCTGATCGACGCGCTGCTGAAGATGTCGCGCGTGAGCCGCGGCGAACTGCGCCTGGAGCGCGTGGACCTGAGCCGACTGGCGGGCGAGGTGATCGAGGAGCTGCGCGTGGGCGACAGCCGGCGGCAGGTCGAGGTGGAGATCCAGCCGGAGTTGTTCGTGATCGGCGATGCGCCGTTGCTGCGCAACCTGCTGGGCAATCTGCTCGGCAACGCGTGGAAGTTCACGCGTGATCGGCTCGATGCGCGCATCGAGTTCGGCGCCGTGCCGACGGAGCAGGGGCTGGAGTATTTCGTGCGCGACAACGGCGCGGGCTTCTCGCAGGCCTACGTCGACAAGCTGTTTCGGCCGTTCCAGCGGCTGCACCACAACGACGACTTCGCCGGGCACGGCATTGGCCTGGCGTCGGTCAAGCGCATCGTCGAACGCCACGGCGGCAGCATCCGTGCGGTAGGCGAGGTGGGGAAGGGCGCGACGTTCTGGTTCACGCTGCCGCGGGAGAAGCTGGGGGAGTAG
- a CDS encoding DNA-binding protein, producing MPKSQYTQFSDRLHHAWDLAGLPQGDSRTGAVAERYEVSRESARKWGLGKSIPRTQRLRTIAVESGVNYDWLSTGRGEIMSSEQSVREPPSEYESSVMVRLNAAIRKLSLERQLALLQLLEG from the coding sequence ATGCCGAAATCGCAATACACACAGTTCTCCGATCGACTCCACCACGCCTGGGACCTGGCGGGCCTCCCGCAAGGTGACAGCCGTACCGGCGCGGTCGCCGAACGCTATGAAGTCAGCCGGGAATCGGCCCGCAAATGGGGCCTGGGCAAGTCGATCCCGAGGACGCAACGGCTGCGCACCATAGCGGTGGAATCAGGCGTCAACTACGACTGGCTCTCCACCGGGCGAGGCGAGATCATGAGTTCGGAGCAGTCAGTGCGCGAGCCGCCGAGCGAGTACGAGAGCTCCGTCATGGTGCGCTTGAATGCAGCGATTAGGAAACTTTCTCTGGAGAGGCAACTGGCCCTGCTGCAACTGCTCGAAGGCTAG
- a CDS encoding DNA topoisomerase IB encodes MPHSSRNGPPQDAAAASASDGGLVYVSDEEPGLRRQRAGKGFRYLDAEGRSVRDATTLSRIRALAIPPAYRDVWICRRANGHLQASGRDARGRKQYRYHPRWKQVRDARKFDRIVAFAAALPKLRRALRRDLAREGFGREKVLAIVVSVLADTLLRIGNAEYARGNRSYGLTTLRNRHVEFLRGGRAHLHFRGKGGLQHDVVLDDARLTRLMRRCQQLPGQMLFQYIDDDGQRQPVDSGMVNDYLRETMGEDFTAKDFRTWGGTLLAIRLLAACEIPLREDGEPKVTAIPAVRNEVIAQVAHLLGNTPAVCRKSYIDPAVFECWEDGRLQRAVAVARGERQWEQAALKLLRRSRRVTG; translated from the coding sequence ATGCCACATTCGAGCCGCAACGGCCCGCCCCAGGACGCCGCCGCCGCCTCCGCCAGCGATGGTGGGCTGGTTTACGTCAGCGACGAGGAGCCCGGCCTGCGTCGGCAGCGTGCCGGCAAAGGCTTCCGCTATCTGGACGCCGAGGGTCGCAGCGTTCGCGACGCGACCACGCTGTCGCGCATCCGCGCGCTTGCGATTCCGCCCGCCTACCGCGACGTGTGGATTTGCCGTCGCGCCAACGGCCACCTCCAGGCCTCAGGTCGCGACGCGCGCGGCCGCAAACAGTACCGTTACCACCCGCGCTGGAAACAAGTGCGCGATGCACGCAAGTTCGACCGCATCGTCGCCTTCGCCGCGGCCTTGCCGAAGCTGCGCCGCGCACTGCGTCGCGATCTGGCGCGCGAGGGATTCGGTCGCGAGAAAGTGCTCGCCATCGTCGTATCGGTGCTGGCCGACACGCTGCTGCGCATCGGCAACGCCGAGTATGCGCGCGGCAATCGCTCCTACGGGCTGACCACGCTGCGCAACCGCCACGTCGAGTTCCTTCGCGGCGGTCGCGCCCATCTGCATTTTCGTGGCAAGGGTGGATTGCAGCACGACGTCGTGCTCGACGATGCGCGGCTCACGCGCCTGATGCGGCGGTGCCAGCAGCTGCCCGGCCAGATGCTGTTCCAGTACATCGACGACGACGGGCAGCGCCAGCCCGTGGACTCGGGCATGGTCAACGACTACCTGCGCGAGACGATGGGCGAGGATTTCACCGCGAAGGACTTTCGCACCTGGGGCGGCACGTTGCTGGCGATCCGCCTGCTCGCCGCGTGCGAGATACCGCTGCGCGAGGACGGGGAGCCCAAGGTCACCGCGATTCCCGCCGTGCGCAATGAAGTCATCGCGCAGGTGGCGCACCTGCTAGGCAACACGCCGGCGGTCTGTCGAAAGTCGTACATCGACCCGGCGGTGTTCGAGTGTTGGGAAGACGGCCGTTTGCAGCGCGCCGTCGCGGTCGCGCGCGGTGAGCGCCAATGGGAGCAGGCTGCGTTGAAGCTGCTGCGACGCAGCCGGCGCGTGACGGGCTGA
- a CDS encoding GIY-YIG nuclease family protein: MAFVRSSGPEQTRGASEGACHLYVLPCAFEDLLKLGFSRQPLERMQALHSRFFEFFDLDRALLVETETVRDARRLELELHHRLIDHSAPAPLTVRVQAAGHTEWYRGAYARLAQEVAALGERGHIVHAPLRGWLQAQLRGRVQALYGWGMRVLESVEGEPAYLDQLPALRALRQQVLDVLDAHTAAGIEVAEHLPEALARWYAGRLE; the protein is encoded by the coding sequence ATGGCCTTCGTGCGCAGTTCCGGACCCGAGCAGACCCGCGGTGCCAGCGAAGGCGCCTGCCATCTCTATGTGCTGCCCTGCGCCTTCGAGGATCTGCTGAAGCTGGGCTTCTCGCGACAACCGCTGGAGCGCATGCAGGCGCTGCACTCGCGCTTCTTCGAATTCTTCGACCTCGACCGCGCCTTGCTGGTGGAAACCGAAACCGTGCGCGACGCGCGACGGCTGGAACTCGAACTCCACCATCGTCTCATCGATCACAGCGCCCCTGCCCCGCTCACCGTGCGCGTGCAGGCGGCCGGACACACGGAGTGGTATCGCGGCGCGTATGCCCGGCTCGCGCAGGAAGTCGCGGCGCTCGGCGAACGAGGTCACATCGTGCATGCGCCGTTGCGCGGCTGGCTCCAGGCGCAGCTGCGTGGGCGCGTGCAGGCGCTCTACGGCTGGGGCATGCGCGTGCTGGAGAGTGTGGAAGGCGAACCCGCCTACCTGGATCAGCTGCCGGCATTGCGCGCCTTGCGGCAGCAGGTGCTGGACGTGCTCGATGCGCATACCGCCGCAGGGATCGAAGTTGCCGAGCATCTGCCCGAGGCGCTGGCGCGGTGGTATGCGGGGCGCCTGGAGTGA
- a CDS encoding cupin domain-containing protein: MKHKRFRFGKGFRVAFEVRKVQAAEMVIAPGAREGGPDNRHRGADQWLYVVSGSGLAIVEGRRKALKAGSLLVIERGERHEVRNTGRTLLKTVNFYYPPAYRHDEEPLPAGRK; encoded by the coding sequence ATGAAGCACAAGCGGTTTCGTTTCGGAAAGGGATTCCGGGTCGCGTTCGAGGTGCGCAAGGTGCAGGCGGCCGAGATGGTCATTGCGCCGGGCGCCCGCGAAGGCGGCCCGGACAACCGGCATCGTGGTGCGGACCAGTGGCTTTACGTGGTGTCCGGCAGCGGGCTGGCAATCGTGGAAGGCCGACGGAAAGCGCTGAAGGCGGGCAGTTTGCTGGTGATCGAACGCGGCGAGCGGCATGAAGTGCGCAACACGGGCCGCACGCTGCTGAAGACGGTCAACTTCTATTACCCGCCGGCCTATCGGCACGACGAAGAACCGCTCCCCGCCGGACGAAAATAA
- a CDS encoding GlsB/YeaQ/YmgE family stress response membrane protein, translating into MGIIIWLIVGGIVGWLASLIMRRDAQQGIILNIVVGIIGAFIGGWLGGVLGLGGGDINDGNFSIGGLLLSLLGAVVLLAIVNLFTRGRAR; encoded by the coding sequence ATGGGCATCATCATCTGGTTGATCGTGGGCGGCATCGTCGGCTGGCTCGCCAGCCTCATCATGCGTCGTGACGCGCAGCAGGGCATCATCCTCAACATCGTCGTCGGCATCATCGGTGCCTTCATCGGCGGCTGGCTCGGCGGCGTGCTGGGCCTGGGCGGAGGCGACATCAACGACGGCAATTTCAGCATCGGCGGCCTGCTGCTGTCGCTGCTCGGCGCCGTGGTGCTGTTGGCGATCGTCAATCTGTTCACGCGTGGCCGCGCCCGCTGA
- a CDS encoding MgtC/SapB family protein, with protein MLQLLVLRDAAIAMALGGVIGFERELKNRPAGFRTHMLVGGAAALLVGLGQLVIADHRLGSELRLTIDPLRLVEAVVAGVSFIGAGTIFAQRGSQVVVGITTAASILMVAVIGVMCGFRYHLLAGFATALTLLVLTVIARVERRMMPGENHDEPPKRD; from the coding sequence ATGCTGCAATTGCTCGTTCTGCGCGACGCCGCCATCGCCATGGCGCTTGGCGGCGTGATCGGCTTTGAGCGCGAACTGAAGAACCGCCCCGCTGGCTTCCGCACGCACATGCTGGTGGGAGGCGCAGCGGCGCTGCTGGTCGGGCTGGGGCAACTGGTGATCGCCGACCATCGCCTGGGCAGCGAACTGCGCCTGACCATCGACCCGCTTCGTCTGGTGGAGGCCGTCGTGGCCGGCGTGTCCTTCATCGGCGCGGGCACGATCTTCGCGCAGCGCGGATCGCAGGTGGTCGTGGGCATCACCACCGCCGCGTCGATCCTGATGGTGGCGGTGATCGGTGTGATGTGCGGCTTCCGTTACCACCTGCTGGCGGGCTTTGCGACCGCGCTGACGCTGCTGGTGCTGACCGTGATCGCCCGGGTCGAACGACGCATGATGCCCGGCGAAAACCACGACGAGCCGCCCAAGCGCGATTGA
- a CDS encoding AarF/UbiB family protein, protein MRESLPAPPSLSAMPRARADGMNPHGLARTGRILRFLMRYRGTGVFTGLDLRSSVPVIGEIDVADQRPEQFVKDLEALGPTFIKLGQALSTRPDLVPAPYLAALARTQSQVTPVEFDAIRTQVETSLERPIAEVFAWFDPAPLGSASLAQVHRARLLDGRPVAVKVQRPGIAEEVRQDLSVLDSIATGVDHTTGLGQRVRFSDWVHEFRKALVGELDYTLEAANLERFSEHLAAYPDLLIPRPVWPLTRTRVLVMDLVNGDPLDSHVHLRMRPDALERLCESLLRGYLDQMFVHGEIHADPHPGNLLLTDDGRLAVIDLGMVVHLPPRQRTRLLKLMFSSVEGRGDDAADEVIALGTRLETFDEERYLRESGQLIARYAAHAGLKDHSEGRLMLDLTRIGAMCGLRTPPELSLLGRTLLHLEGVCRLLAPQLNVQKVIESHMPQMISAQIRRSLSMPALAVEAVELQGLVQDAPRKLSSVLSLLAENRLQVRITGLQESRLMENLQKIANRIAAGVVVAALILASAMLLRGSGTGAPNRYEWLALVLFLVATALGLALVVSALLRDRKAKPREERGPRT, encoded by the coding sequence ATGCGCGAGTCGCTGCCCGCGCCGCCGTCGCTGTCGGCGATGCCACGCGCACGCGCGGACGGCATGAATCCGCACGGGCTGGCGCGCACCGGCCGCATCCTGCGGTTCCTCATGCGCTATCGCGGCACCGGCGTGTTCACGGGCCTGGACTTGCGCTCGTCGGTGCCGGTGATCGGCGAAATCGACGTCGCCGACCAGCGTCCCGAACAGTTCGTCAAGGATCTTGAAGCACTCGGACCGACCTTCATCAAACTCGGCCAGGCCCTGTCCACGCGTCCCGATCTGGTGCCCGCGCCCTACCTCGCGGCGCTGGCGCGCACGCAGAGCCAGGTGACACCGGTCGAGTTCGATGCGATCCGCACGCAGGTCGAAACCTCGCTGGAAAGACCCATCGCCGAGGTCTTCGCCTGGTTCGATCCCGCGCCGTTGGGCTCGGCCTCGCTGGCGCAGGTGCATCGTGCGCGACTGCTCGACGGCCGCCCCGTCGCCGTCAAGGTGCAGCGCCCCGGCATCGCCGAAGAAGTCCGGCAGGACCTGTCCGTGCTCGACTCCATCGCCACCGGCGTGGATCACACCACCGGGCTGGGCCAGCGCGTGCGCTTCTCCGACTGGGTGCACGAGTTCCGCAAGGCGCTGGTGGGCGAGCTGGACTACACGCTGGAAGCGGCCAATCTGGAGCGCTTTTCCGAACACCTCGCCGCATATCCCGACCTGCTCATCCCGCGCCCCGTGTGGCCGCTCACGCGCACGCGCGTGCTGGTGATGGACCTGGTCAACGGCGATCCGCTCGACTCGCACGTGCATTTGCGCATGCGGCCCGACGCGCTGGAACGCCTGTGCGAATCGCTGCTGCGCGGCTACCTCGACCAGATGTTCGTGCATGGCGAGATCCATGCCGATCCGCATCCGGGCAACCTGCTGCTCACCGACGACGGACGGCTTGCCGTGATCGACCTGGGGATGGTCGTGCACCTGCCGCCGCGCCAGCGCACGCGGTTGCTCAAGTTGATGTTCTCCTCGGTGGAAGGTCGCGGCGACGATGCGGCCGATGAAGTGATCGCACTCGGCACGCGCCTGGAAACCTTCGACGAGGAGCGCTACCTGCGCGAATCCGGTCAGCTCATCGCCCGCTACGCCGCGCACGCCGGGCTCAAAGATCATTCCGAAGGCCGTCTGATGCTCGACCTCACCCGCATCGGCGCGATGTGCGGGCTGCGCACGCCGCCGGAGCTGAGTCTGCTCGGTCGCACGCTGTTGCATCTGGAAGGCGTGTGCCGTCTGCTGGCGCCGCAGCTCAACGTGCAGAAAGTGATCGAAAGCCACATGCCGCAGATGATTTCCGCGCAGATCCGGCGGTCGCTGTCGATGCCGGCGCTCGCCGTGGAAGCGGTGGAATTGCAGGGCCTGGTGCAGGATGCGCCGCGCAAGCTCTCTTCGGTGCTGTCGTTGCTCGCGGAGAACCGACTGCAGGTGCGCATCACCGGGCTGCAGGAATCGCGGCTGATGGAAAACCTGCAGAAGATCGCCAACCGCATCGCTGCGGGCGTGGTCGTGGCGGCGCTGATCCTGGCCTCGGCGATGCTGCTGCGCGGCAGCGGTACCGGCGCACCGAACCGCTACGAGTGGCTGGCGCTGGTGCTGTTCCTGGTCGCCACCGCGCTGGGATTGGCGCTGGTGGTCAGCGCGCTGCTGCGCGATCGCAAGGCCAAGCCGCGCGAGGAACGCGGGCCGCGCACATGA
- a CDS encoding VOC family protein, with translation MDITLHSTFLPHNDPAESLAFYRDALGFEVRKEVEYGGRHWITVGPKGQPETSIVLHPPGATPGLTDEERHTIAEMMAKGTYAMIILATQDLDGVFEKLQARGAEVIQEPTDQPYGVRDCAFRDPAGNHIRINQAA, from the coding sequence ATGGACATCACCCTGCACTCGACTTTCCTGCCGCACAACGACCCTGCCGAATCGCTGGCGTTCTACCGCGACGCACTCGGTTTCGAGGTCCGCAAGGAGGTCGAGTACGGCGGCCGGCACTGGATCACCGTCGGTCCGAAGGGCCAGCCGGAGACCTCGATCGTGCTGCACCCGCCCGGCGCGACGCCCGGGCTGACCGACGAAGAACGCCACACCATCGCCGAGATGATGGCCAAGGGCACCTACGCGATGATCATCCTGGCGACGCAGGACTTGGACGGCGTGTTCGAGAAGCTGCAGGCACGCGGCGCGGAGGTCATCCAGGAGCCGACCGACCAACCCTACGGCGTTCGCGACTGCGCGTTCCGCGATCCGGCCGGCAACCACATCCGCATCAACCAGGCGGCCTGA
- a CDS encoding helix-turn-helix transcriptional regulator: MNGTHPDPQYLRDLVRLRRVRDRIDREYAQPLDVEALARGVHMSAGHLSRQFKLAFGESPYSYLMTRRIERAMALLRRGDLSVTDVCFEVGCASLGTFSTRFAELVGMPPGAYKREQARIAEGMPACVERQVTRPIRNREAPPAEPQLD, from the coding sequence GTGAACGGAACTCACCCTGATCCCCAATACCTGCGCGACCTCGTCCGTCTTCGCCGCGTGCGCGACCGGATCGATCGCGAGTACGCGCAACCGCTCGACGTGGAGGCGCTGGCGCGCGGCGTGCACATGTCGGCCGGGCACCTGAGCCGGCAGTTCAAGCTGGCGTTCGGCGAATCGCCTTACAGCTACCTGATGACGCGGCGCATCGAGCGCGCGATGGCGCTGCTGCGGCGCGGCGACCTGAGCGTGACGGACGTGTGCTTCGAAGTCGGCTGCGCGTCGCTGGGCACCTTCAGCACGCGGTTCGCCGAGCTGGTGGGGATGCCGCCGGGCGCGTACAAGCGCGAGCAGGCGCGCATCGCCGAGGGCATGCCGGCCTGCGTGGAACGACAGGTGACGCGACCGATCAGGAATCGAGAAGCGCCCCCCGCGGAGCCGCAACTAGACTGA
- a CDS encoding CBS domain-containing protein — translation MKVADIMTTDVFLTAPNRSIREAAETMHRMDVGSLPVGDGDRLVGMVTDRDITIRAVARGMAADTPVRDVMTQDIRYCFEDEDVDDVARNMADLKVRRLPVINRDKRLVGFVSLADFAHGADDSASEELLKGVATPH, via the coding sequence ATGAAAGTCGCCGACATCATGACCACCGACGTCTTCCTCACCGCGCCCAACCGCAGCATCCGCGAGGCCGCCGAGACCATGCACCGCATGGACGTGGGCAGCCTGCCGGTGGGCGACGGCGACCGGCTGGTCGGCATGGTCACCGACCGCGACATCACCATCCGCGCCGTGGCGCGGGGCATGGCCGCCGACACGCCCGTGCGCGACGTGATGACGCAAGACATCCGCTACTGCTTCGAGGATGAGGACGTGGACGATGTAGCGCGCAACATGGCCGACCTGAAAGTGCGTCGCCTGCCGGTGATCAACCGCGACAAGCGACTGGTCGGTTTCGTCTCGCTGGCGGACTTCGCCCACGGTGCCGATGACAGCGCCTCGGAGGAGTTGCTCAAGGGCGTTGCGACGCCGCATTGA
- a CDS encoding SDR family oxidoreductase: MQEKRLRVLVTGATGLVGAAVVEALLRRGHDVLPATRDTAHALRRWPGRRAIAADFTFDVEPAAWLPRLVGVDAVVNAVGIFREHGGETFRSMHETAPKALFEACAMARVRRVVQISALGADLRAETGFHRSKRVADQALLALPLEGCVVRPSVVFAPDGASTQLFLGWASLPWLPLPDEGEQRIQPLHLDDLAEAVAALVEGDTVPHVLDAVGPAALSLRAYLGALRAQLGLPVTRTVQVPGHWLNSGARLLQRGARHGFATDTLRMLARWNAGDAEAITALLGRPPRDVTHFIAPEHARTLLTFARLHWLLPLLRLSIAIVWLGAGLVTLGPYPIADSLALLPREGLPSVLARGALHTVAAVDILLGLSMLWPPPRWLLKLQAAVIVAYTVVLGIAVPALWLHPLAPLLKNLPILAGLALLHELHDRDLRATR, from the coding sequence ATGCAGGAAAAACGCCTGCGCGTGCTGGTCACCGGCGCGACCGGACTGGTCGGCGCCGCCGTGGTCGAGGCCCTGCTTCGCCGCGGGCATGACGTGCTGCCCGCCACGCGGGACACGGCGCACGCGCTGCGCCGCTGGCCGGGTCGGCGAGCGATTGCGGCGGACTTCACCTTCGACGTGGAGCCCGCGGCGTGGTTGCCGCGCCTGGTGGGCGTGGACGCGGTCGTCAACGCGGTCGGCATCTTCCGCGAGCACGGCGGCGAAACCTTCCGCTCGATGCACGAAACCGCGCCCAAGGCCCTGTTCGAAGCCTGCGCGATGGCGCGCGTGCGGCGCGTGGTGCAGATCTCCGCGCTGGGCGCCGACCTGCGCGCCGAAACCGGCTTCCATCGCAGCAAGCGCGTGGCGGACCAGGCGTTGCTCGCATTGCCCCTGGAGGGCTGCGTGGTGCGGCCTTCGGTGGTGTTCGCGCCCGATGGTGCGAGCACGCAGTTGTTCCTGGGCTGGGCCAGCCTGCCGTGGCTGCCGCTGCCGGACGAAGGCGAGCAGCGCATCCAGCCGCTGCATCTGGACGATCTGGCCGAGGCCGTGGCCGCGCTGGTCGAAGGCGACACCGTGCCGCACGTGCTCGACGCCGTCGGTCCCGCGGCGTTGAGCCTGCGCGCCTACCTGGGCGCCTTGCGCGCGCAGCTCGGGCTTCCGGTCACACGGACCGTGCAAGTGCCCGGCCATTGGCTGAACAGCGGCGCGCGCCTGCTGCAACGCGGCGCGCGGCATGGATTCGCCACCGACACGCTGCGCATGCTCGCGCGATGGAACGCGGGCGACGCGGAGGCGATCACCGCATTGCTCGGCCGGCCGCCGCGCGATGTGACGCATTTCATCGCACCCGAACACGCACGCACGCTGCTCACCTTCGCGCGGCTCCACTGGCTGTTGCCGCTGCTGCGTCTGTCGATCGCGATCGTCTGGCTGGGCGCGGGGCTGGTGACACTGGGGCCGTACCCGATCGCCGATTCACTCGCACTGCTTCCACGCGAGGGGCTGCCGTCGGTGCTGGCGCGCGGCGCGCTGCACACGGTTGCGGCGGTGGACATCCTGCTCGGCCTGTCGATGCTGTGGCCACCGCCGCGCTGGCTGCTGAAGTTGCAGGCCGCGGTCATCGTGGCTTACACCGTCGTCCTCGGCATCGCCGTGCCGGCGCTATGGCTGCACCCGCTGGCGCCTTTGCTGAAGAACCTTCCCATCCTCGCCGGCCTGGCACTCCTGCACGAACTGCACGACCGCGATCTGCGCGCCACGCGTTGA